Proteins encoded within one genomic window of Arachis ipaensis cultivar K30076 chromosome B08, Araip1.1, whole genome shotgun sequence:
- the LOC107611743 gene encoding extensin-2-like has product MRGELVILTTKDGDATNGQADATTGIKRSTRSIPTQSIEDLELMSQKCRHHPSTSHTTRVFSLSKNFSDNKTEHADLRRTLSQTARAFCLIAINVAADDDQSPYYGGHNSPYHPAPQAAPPTHEHEHEPHPPYLYKSPPPPSSYIYKSPPPPPYYYKSPPPPSPSPPPPYINKSPPPPSPSPPPPSPSPPPPYIYKSPPPPSPSPPPPYFYKSPPPPSPSPPPPYIYKSPPPPSPSPPPPYVYKSPPPPSPSPPPPYIYKSPPPPSPSPPPPYIYKSPPPPSPSPPPPYIYNSSPPPPKQGYLYTSPPPPKY; this is encoded by the exons ATGCGAGGAGAACTAGTCATCCTAACTACAAAAGATGGAGATGCAACCAACGGACAAGCCGATGCAACTACGGGCATCAAACGATCAACTAGAAGCATCCCAACACAGTCGATTGAGGATTTAGAGCTGATGTCCCAGAAATGTCGACACCATCCTTCAACTTCGCATACAACTCGTGTATTCTCACTTTCGAAAAACTTTTCCGATAATAAAACAGAACATGCAGATCTTCGTCGGACGCTATCACAAAC TGCCCGAGCATTTTGCTTAATTGCTATCAATGTTGCTGCTGATGATGATCAGAGTCCTTATTATGGAGGCCACAACTCTCCCTACCACCCAGCTCCACAGGCGGCGCCACCCACACATGAACATGAACATGAACCTCACCCACCCTATCTCTATAAATCTCCTCCTCCTCCATCTTCATATATTTACAAGTCTCCACCACCTCCTCCATATTATTATAAGTCTCCTCCTCCACCTTCTCCTtctccaccacctccatatatcaACAAATCTCCTCctcctccctctccctctccaccCCCACCATCACCTTCACCACCTCCACCATATATTTACAAGTCTCCTCCTCCACCATCACCttcaccaccacctccatatttcTACAAGTCTCCTCCACCACCATCCCCATCACCACCACCTCCTTATATCTAtaaatcaccaccaccaccatctccatcaccaccaccaccatatgtCTACAAGTCTCCACCTCCTCCATCACCTTCACCACCTCCTCCATATATTTACAAGTCACCACCTCCACCTTCTCCGTCACCTCCTCCACCATATATTTACAAGTCTCCACCGCCACCTTCACCTTCACCTCCTCCTCCTTACATTTACAACTCTTCACCGCCTCCACCAAAGCAAGGCTATCTCTACACTTCACCTCCACCTCCTAAGTATTAA